The Streptomyces nigra genome includes the window GTCACGGCGCTCGAACGAACGGCCACCACGGTCACCACCGCGGTCACCGCGGTCGTCCCGGCGGAAACCGCCACGGTCACCGCCCCGGTCGTCACGGCGCTCGAAGCCACGGTCGCCACGGTCACGGTTGAAGCCGCCGCGGTCGTCACGGCGCTCGAACGAACGGCCGCCACGGTCACCACCGCGGTCACCGCGGTCGTCCCGGCGGAAACCGCCACGGTCGCCACCGCGGTCGCCACGGTCACGGTTGAAGCCGCCACGGTCGTCGCGGCGCTCGAACGAACGGCCGCCACGGTCACCGCGGTCGTCACGACGGAAACCACCGCGGTCGCCGCCACGGTCCCGGCGCTCGTACGGCGCCGGAGCCTCGGTGCGCTCCGTGCGGTCCACGTCCTGCGCGGCCGGCTGCTCGGGGACCGACACCTCGACGGCCTCGGCGACCGCCGCCTGCGCCTCGGCCACCGCGGCCTCGGGGTCCTCCCCGCGCTCACGGGCGACCCGGGCGACCAGACGGTCGGCCTCCTCGCGCAGCTCGGTGGCACGGCGCTGCGCCCGCTCCAGCTGCTTGGTGAGCTGGGCGACCTCGCGCTCGGCCTGCTGCGCGGCGTTGCCCGCGGACTCGGCCTGGACCTCGGTCATCGAGCGGGCGCCGGTGATCTCGGCGACCTCCGGGTCGAAGGCGGCACCGCCCTGGATGATGTGGCGCGAGGCGTCCACGCCCGCGTCCTCCATCAGACGGAAGATCTGACGGCGCTGGTGCGGCAGCGAGAGCGAGACCACCGTGCCGGTGCGGCCGGCACGCGCGGTGCGGCCCGCACGGTGCAGGTAGTCCTTGTGGTCGCCGGCCGGGTCGACGTTCAGCACCAGGTCGATGCCGTCGACGTGGATGCCGCGCGCGGCGACGTCGGTGGCGACGAGCGCGTTGACGTAGCCGTCCTTGAAGTCCGCCAGCACCCGGGTACGGGCGCCCTGCGTCATGCCGCCGTGCAGCGCGTCGGCCTTCACACCGGCCTCGACGAGCTGCTCGGCGATACGGTCGGCGCCCAGCTGGGTGCGGACGAAGATGATCGTGCGGCCCTTGCGGGAGGCGATCGCGGCGGTGACCGGCGCCTTGTCCTTGGGCTTCACGATCAGGATGTGGTGCGACATGGTCGTGACGTTGCCCTGGGCGCTGTCGACCTCGTGCGTGACCGGGTTGCTCAGGTAGCGCTTGACCAGCGTGGAGATCTCGTTCTCCATCGTGGCGGAGAACAGCATCCGCTGGCCGCCCGCCGGGACCTGGTCGAGCAGCTCGGTGACCTCGGGCAGGAAGCCCAGGTCGGACATCTGGTCGGCCTCGTCGAGGACGGCGACCTCGACGTTCTCCAGGGAGCAGGCGCCGCGGTTGATGATGTCGCGCAGCCGGCCCGGGGTGGCGACGAGGACGTCGACGCCGCGCTCGAGGGCGTAGATCTGGTTGCCCATCGACGTGCCGCCGCAGACGACCTTCATCTTCAGGCCGAGGACGTCGCCGTACGGCTGGAGGGCGTCCGCCACCTGCATGGCGAGCTCACGGGTCGGGGTGAGGATGACCGCACGCGGCTTGTGCTTCTCGGTGCGGCCGCCGGACAGACGCGCGAGCGTCGGCAGGCCGAAGGAGAGGGTCTTGCCGGAGCCGGTGCGGCCGCGGCCGAGGATGTCCTTGCCGGCCAGGGCGTCCGGGATGGTCGCGGCCTGGATCGGGAAGGGGGTGGTCACGCCGTTCTGCGCGAGCTTGCGCACGACGCCCTCGGGGAGACCGAGCGTGGCGAAGGTGACCTCGGGGGCCGCCTCGACGACGGGCTCGTTCTCGTCGTTCTCGGGCACGACGACGTGATCAGTACTGGAAATGGACATGCGTATGCGAAACCTTCCGGAGTCTCGTCGGCACGCGCCCGTCAACTCCGTGATTCGCAATAAGACCGCCTCAATGCGGTCAGCCACGGCAAGGGAGAGTACGCGCCACACGGCGCGCTCTGTGGTGGCGCCGGGCAAATGGGATCAAACGATCTACCACCATACGCACCCCTCACCCCCCAAGGCAAACCGACCGTCAACCATGTAGGCAACGTCACTCGCCGACCACCCCCACCGGCCCCCGGCCGGTCCCCCTCGCACCCCTCCCCCTCTGGATCACGCGGGCGCCTGTGCCTCCGGAGCGGGCTCGCGCTGCACCAGCTGCGGTGCCGTGTCCTCGTGCGCCGACGACGACGGCTCCGCCGGCGGGGGCGTCGGCGTCGGGGTCACCGGTTCCTGGGTCGGCGTGGGCTCGGGCTCCGCCGGCCGGGTGGGCTCCGGCTCGGCCGTCCGGGTGGGCCCCGGCCCCTCCGTCCCGCCGGGCTGCGCGGGACCGGCCGGCCGCGACGCGCTCGCCCGCGCGGACGGCGAGTCCGAGGGATCGGCGGACTTCCGGGACTTCTTCCCGGCGTCCTTGCCCTTCTTCTTGCCCCGCTCGCCGTCGACGTCCGCGTGCGCGCCGAACCCCGACCCGCCGCCCGTCCCCGCGGGCCCGCCGTCCGGCGCCGCGCCGCCGCGCTGCCCGGCGGAGTGCGACGGCTTGGCACTCCCTCCGCCGCCGTCGTCACCGACGCTCATACAGCCGGCGACGGCGGCCACGGCCACGGCCGTCGCGGCCAGTCGGACAGGTACGTACAGAGGGCGCACGCGAGCCACCTCCAAGGGCGGGCGAAGAAGTCGCCCTGCCCAACTCCCGCCGCCCACAAGAGGACACGCGCCGCGCGGGGCCCCACGGGCCCGTGTCTCACCCGTATCCGAGGGCGTGCAGCCGCTCGTCGTCGATCCCGAAGTGGTGGGCGATCTCATGCACCACCGTCACCTCGGTTTCCTCGACCACCTCTTCCCGCGACGCGCACATCCGCAGCGTCGGCCCCCGGTAGATGGTGATGCGGTCCGGGAGCACCCCGGCGTACCACTCGCCTCGCTCGGTCAGCGGCGTCCCCTCGTACAGCCCGAGGAGCTCCGGGTCGTCGGCGGGCGGTTCGTCCTCGACGAACACCGCGACGTTGTCCATCAGCCGCGTCAGCTCCGGCGGGATCCGGTCCAGCGCCTCGGCGACCAGTTCCTCGAACTCCTCGCGCGTCATCTCCAGCACAGCCCCATTGTCAGGCACGGCGCCGCTCCCGAGGAGCCGCCGGCGGCCCCGCATATCCGGGGCCGGACATGGGCATACGGCACCAATGCCCCGCGTCCCCGTCGCGATCATGAAAGTTCTCGGACATCTCCCCAGGGCACCACGCGCCCTCGCCGACCGCTACGCCACCCGCCGACCGCACCCCGAGCCCGAGCTCGTCACCCAGCCCCACCCCTGGACGCGCGCCCTCGGTCTGGTCGCCGTCGTCCTCGTCGGCGCCTGGCTCGGTCTGCTCGTCGTCGGCAACGTGCGCGTCCCGGTCGGCCCGATGAACACCACGATGACGCTGCGGCCCTCCCTCACCGGCGGCACCAAGATCAACGTCTCACCGCTCGGCGCGCTCCAGTTCGCCAGCCACATCGCGCCCGTCCGGCTGGACGTCAACGTCGACCAGCTCGACCCCGAGCGCGCCCAGGCCCTCGTCGACCACCCCGAGCGCCTCTCCGGCCTCCAGGAGGAAGTGACTCAGGACGTCACCGACGGCACCCTCGACCTCGCCCTGCGCAGCGTCGTCGCCGTCGTCACCGGCGCCACCGCGCTCGGCCTGGTGGTGTACCGGCGCCCTCGCCGCGCCCTGGCCGCCGGCGGGCTCGCCCTCACCCTGCTGGCCGCGTCCGGCGGGACGGCGTACGCGACCTGGAACCCGGAGTCCGTCCTGGAGCCGAAGTTCTCGGGGCTCCTGTCCTCCGCCCCGTCCCTGGTCGGCAACGCGCGCAGCATCGTCACCGAATTCGACGTCTACCAGAAGGAGTTGGCCCGTCTGGTCACCAATGTGACCAAGCTCTACGACGCCACCTCGACGCTCCCCGCCTACGCCCCGGACCCGAGCACGATCCGCGTCCTGCACGTCTCGGACGTCCATCTCAACCCGGCGAGCTGGAAGATCATCGCCTCGCTGGTGGCGCAGTACAAGGTCGACGTGATCGTCGACTCGGGCGACACCATGGACCACGGCACGGCCGCCGAGAACGGCTTCCTCGACCCGATCGAGGACCTCGGCGCCCCCTATGTCTGGGTGCGCGGCAACCACGACTCCCGGGTCACCCAGAGCTATCTGGAGGACCTGAAGAACGTCCACGTCCTCGACGACGGCGAGGCCGTGACCATCAGGGGGCTGCGCTTCGCCGGGATGGGCGACCCCCAGTTCACCCCCGACCGCTCCCAGGCGCCCGGCGGCGACGCGGCCAACGAGCTGGCGGGCGCCCGGCTCGCCAGCGCCCTGCGCGACCAGAAGGCCGCCGGCACCCCCGTGGACGTGGCGGTGGCGCACGAGCCGATCGCGGCCCGCAAGACGGACGGCGAGGTCCCGCTGGCCCTCGCGGGGCACATCCACCAGCAGACGACCGAGGTGCTGCCGTACGGCACGAGGCTGCGGACCGAGGGCTCCACCGGCGGCAGCGGGCTGCGCGCGGTCGAGGGAAAGCACCCCGACCCGATCCAGACCTCGATCCTGTACTTCGACCGCGACACCCGGCGGCTGCAGGCGTGGGACGAGATCGAACTCGGCGGCCTCGGGCTGACCACCGCCGAGGTGCGGCGGCACCTGGTGGAGGAGAACCAGCCGGGCGCCCCGGACGGCGAGAGCGCGTCGCCCAGCGCGAGCCCGTAAACCGTTTTGGCGATACCTCCCGGCATCCCATATGCTTCTCACGTCCCCGACGCGCTGAGAAGCGCCCAGGCGGGCCGATAGCCCTCATCGTCTAGCGGCCTAGGACGCCGCCCTTTCAAGGCGGTAGCACGGGTTCGAATCCCGTTGGGGGCACGCAGTACGGTGTGCGACACTGTTGCACGCATCGCAAGGTCCTGTGGAGCAGTTTGGAGTGCTCGCCACCCTGTCAAGGTGGAGGCCGCGGGTTCAAATCCCGTCAGGACCGCAGTGAAGGTCGCAAGACCCTCACGGCTGGGTAGCTCAGTTGGTACGAGCGATCGCCTGAAAAGCGATAGGTCGCCGGTTCGACCCCGGCCCCAGCCACAGGTGAAGCCCCCGTCGAGTGATCGACGGGGGCTTCGACGTGCCCCGCCGGGACAAAAGCATTCGCCATGGTTTTCGACGGGATGAGATCCTGGAACGCGTATGTCTACGCACCCTGCCCCCGCCCTCGGCGCCCTCGCCCCCCGTCTGACCGAGTTGTCGCTGCGTGACGCGCAGCGCCTCGGCCGGCGGCTGGAGGGC containing:
- a CDS encoding metallopeptidase family protein gives rise to the protein MLEMTREEFEELVAEALDRIPPELTRLMDNVAVFVEDEPPADDPELLGLYEGTPLTERGEWYAGVLPDRITIYRGPTLRMCASREEVVEETEVTVVHEIAHHFGIDDERLHALGYG
- a CDS encoding DEAD/DEAH box helicase is translated as MSISSTDHVVVPENDENEPVVEAAPEVTFATLGLPEGVVRKLAQNGVTTPFPIQAATIPDALAGKDILGRGRTGSGKTLSFGLPTLARLSGGRTEKHKPRAVILTPTRELAMQVADALQPYGDVLGLKMKVVCGGTSMGNQIYALERGVDVLVATPGRLRDIINRGACSLENVEVAVLDEADQMSDLGFLPEVTELLDQVPAGGQRMLFSATMENEISTLVKRYLSNPVTHEVDSAQGNVTTMSHHILIVKPKDKAPVTAAIASRKGRTIIFVRTQLGADRIAEQLVEAGVKADALHGGMTQGARTRVLADFKDGYVNALVATDVAARGIHVDGIDLVLNVDPAGDHKDYLHRAGRTARAGRTGTVVSLSLPHQRRQIFRLMEDAGVDASRHIIQGGAAFDPEVAEITGARSMTEVQAESAGNAAQQAEREVAQLTKQLERAQRRATELREEADRLVARVARERGEDPEAAVAEAQAAVAEAVEVSVPEQPAAQDVDRTERTEAPAPYERRDRGGDRGGFRRDDRGDRGGRSFERRDDRGGFNRDRGDRGGDRGGFRRDDRGDRGGDRGGRSFERRDDRGGFNRDRGDRGFERRDDRGGDRGGFRRDDRGDRGGDRGGRSFERRDDRGGRSFERRDDRGGFRRDDRGAGRSFERRDDRGGHRGSDRPFNRDRRDDRPGFRSGGHERPYGRRDDHRGTGSSFGRRDDKPRWKRNG
- a CDS encoding metallophosphoesterase family protein; protein product: MPRVPVAIMKVLGHLPRAPRALADRYATRRPHPEPELVTQPHPWTRALGLVAVVLVGAWLGLLVVGNVRVPVGPMNTTMTLRPSLTGGTKINVSPLGALQFASHIAPVRLDVNVDQLDPERAQALVDHPERLSGLQEEVTQDVTDGTLDLALRSVVAVVTGATALGLVVYRRPRRALAAGGLALTLLAASGGTAYATWNPESVLEPKFSGLLSSAPSLVGNARSIVTEFDVYQKELARLVTNVTKLYDATSTLPAYAPDPSTIRVLHVSDVHLNPASWKIIASLVAQYKVDVIVDSGDTMDHGTAAENGFLDPIEDLGAPYVWVRGNHDSRVTQSYLEDLKNVHVLDDGEAVTIRGLRFAGMGDPQFTPDRSQAPGGDAANELAGARLASALRDQKAAGTPVDVAVAHEPIAARKTDGEVPLALAGHIHQQTTEVLPYGTRLRTEGSTGGSGLRAVEGKHPDPIQTSILYFDRDTRRLQAWDEIELGGLGLTTAEVRRHLVEENQPGAPDGESASPSASP